The following nucleotide sequence is from Pseudonocardia sp. C8.
GGGGCACGAGGACTCCCGCGGCGCCCAGGTCCAGTACCCGGCCGATGTCGGAGCCGTGGTCGGGGACCCGGACCAGGACCGCGGCGCCGACGGCGTCCGCGGCGCGGATCATCGAGGCGATGGTGGACGGGTCGAGGGCGGAGTGCTCGGCGTCGACGCAGACGGTGTCGAAGCCGGCCCAGCCGAGCACCTCGATCGCCGCGGTGCTACCGAGCCCGGCGAAGGTGGTCAGCAGCGGGGACTCGAGGATGCGGGAACGCAGGTCGTGCACGGTCACGTGGTCTCTCCGGAGTGGGGGGTGGTCGTTCGTTCGGTGATCGGTCCGGGCCGGCTGCGGCCGGTGCGGAAGGTCAGGAGCCCGCCGAGCAGCAGCGGCACGGCGAGCGCGGCGAGAGCGAGGTCGAAACTGCCGGTCGACTCGCGGATCCAGCCAGTGAGGTAGGGGCCGACGAAGCCGCCGAGATTGCCGAAGCTGTTGGCCACGGCGAGCGCGGCGGCACCGGCCGCACCGGTGACGAAGCGGCGAGGGAGGGCCCAGAAGGCGCTGGCTCCGGTGTAGACGGCGAACGCCGCCACGCTCAGCAGGAACATCGACATGACTGCGCTGTTCACCCAGGCACCGAGCAGGAAGGCGACGGCACCGGCCCCGCACGGCACAACGGCGTGCCAGACGTACTCGCCCGTGCGGGTCGTGTGCCGTCCCCACCAGACCATGCCGGCGGCGGCGACCGCGAACGGCACGGCGGTCAGCCACCCGGTGGCCACGGTCGAGACACCGAGGGCCTTGATGACCTGCGGCAGCCACAGCACCAGGGCGTAGCTGCTGGTCATGATCAGGAAGTACTGCAGGCTCATGAGGACCGTCTGCGAGTCGGTGAGCGCCTCGCGCAGCCGGACGTGCCCGCTCGTCGGGTCCGGGAGCTGTTCGCGCACCTCGTCACGCTCGGTGGGAGTGAGCCACCGCGCGTCCTCCACCCGGTCCGGCAGGTACCTCAGGACCACCACCGCGAGCACGACGGCAGGCACGGCCTCGATGACGAACACCCACTGCCAGCCCAGCGTCACCA
It contains:
- a CDS encoding MFS transporter, translating into MTSSPPAETAPGVRKAARRLVPLLGVCFFINIIDRTNVSIAALEMNADIGLSAAAYGLGAGIFFIGYFLFELPSNLALDRYGARRWIFRIMLTWGLISAGMALVDGPTSFYVLRFLLGAAEAGFFPGVVYYLRQWFGQREFARVLAGMSAFGPAANALSAPISTWILVTLGWQWVFVIEAVPAVVLAVVVLRYLPDRVEDARWLTPTERDEVREQLPDPTSGHVRLREALTDSQTVLMSLQYFLIMTSSYALVLWLPQVIKALGVSTVATGWLTAVPFAVAAAGMVWWGRHTTRTGEYVWHAVVPCGAGAVAFLLGAWVNSAVMSMFLLSVAAFAVYTGASAFWALPRRFVTGAAGAAALAVANSFGNLGGFVGPYLTGWIRESTGSFDLALAALAVPLLLGGLLTFRTGRSRPGPITERTTTPHSGETT